In Aquimarina sp. TRL1, a single window of DNA contains:
- a CDS encoding LytTR family DNA-binding domain-containing protein, with product MGLKAIIVDDESHSREVLSNILKNRFSDITIMASVDSVDDAVSAIAINNPDIVFLDIELQSGTGFDILIKINPIRFNIIFITAFKHYALKAIKFSSLDYLLKPIDVDELEIAIKKAKKEKSEELYKNKLETLIHNLKEQPKLQKLCLSTVDNFEFIDIENIIYCKANGSYTSFFLKNKTSVLVSKHLKEYENLLVNKSFMRVHNSYLINLNEVKKYVKSDGGYILMSNNDHINISKAKKDTFIHAMSYL from the coding sequence ATGGGATTAAAAGCAATCATTGTTGATGATGAAAGTCATAGCAGGGAAGTATTAAGCAACATACTTAAAAATAGATTTAGTGACATTACTATAATGGCGTCTGTAGACTCTGTAGACGATGCTGTATCTGCAATTGCAATTAATAATCCAGATATCGTATTTTTAGATATAGAATTACAATCAGGAACCGGTTTTGATATTCTTATAAAAATAAATCCAATACGCTTTAATATCATATTTATAACTGCTTTTAAGCATTACGCATTAAAAGCAATTAAATTTAGTTCGTTAGACTATTTGTTAAAACCTATAGATGTTGATGAGCTCGAAATCGCAATTAAAAAAGCCAAAAAAGAGAAAAGTGAGGAATTATATAAAAACAAATTAGAAACACTTATACATAATTTAAAAGAGCAACCAAAACTTCAGAAGCTCTGCCTGTCAACTGTAGATAACTTCGAGTTTATAGATATAGAAAATATTATTTATTGTAAAGCCAATGGTTCTTACACTTCATTTTTCTTAAAAAATAAAACTTCGGTTTTAGTTAGTAAACATTTAAAAGAATATGAAAACTTACTGGTAAATAAAAGCTTTATGAGGGTTCATAATAGTTATTTAATAAACCTTAATGAAGTAAAAAAGTATGTAAAATCAGATGGCGGGTATATTTTGATGAGTAATAATGACCATATTAATATTTCAAAAGCTAAAAAAGACACATTTATACATGCTATGAGTTATTTATAG
- a CDS encoding Lrp/AsnC family transcriptional regulator has product MKVDKLSWDILESLQENARLSNAEIGRKIGLSSPAVAERIKKMEDCGILQGYKADVSHMKLDYQLKAFISLKAFMGRLKPFLAKVSDFTEVLNCYRITGNENIIMEVVLQDQLHLQEFIDKLITYGEAKTSIVLSHIVENKPITKY; this is encoded by the coding sequence ATGAAGGTTGACAAGTTAAGCTGGGATATTTTAGAAAGTTTACAGGAAAATGCCCGGTTGTCGAATGCAGAAATAGGGCGAAAAATAGGGTTGAGTTCCCCGGCAGTTGCAGAACGAATTAAAAAAATGGAAGACTGTGGAATCCTACAAGGGTATAAAGCAGATGTTTCTCATATGAAATTAGATTATCAGCTTAAAGCATTTATTAGTCTCAAAGCCTTTATGGGAAGATTAAAACCGTTTTTAGCAAAGGTTTCTGACTTTACGGAAGTATTGAATTGTTATAGAATTACCGGAAATGAAAACATCATTATGGAGGTGGTCTTGCAGGATCAATTGCATTTACAGGAATTTATCGATAAGTTGATTACGTATGGAGAGGCAAAAACAAGTATTGTATTATCTCATATTGTAGAAAACAAACCGATAACCAAGTACTAA
- a CDS encoding sodium:alanine symporter family protein, translating to MKFDMTRFFTAVVALFLGGSEGYAKAYQEPTIDAQINESFQEATSWFSDAIFAEIPITSQVGIPWTLVVLLLGATYFTIYFRGINIRKFWTAIQVVRGVYDASEHHEKEKGEVSHFQALTAALSATVGLGNIAGVAIALSIGGPGATLWMILVGFLGMASKFVECTLGVSYREINSAGTVFGGPMYYLTKGLEKKGMKKLGRVLAIVFAVMCIGGSFGGGNMFQINQAFMLFEHVTGGEHSIVYNRGWFFGLIMAVLVGIVIIGGIKKIASVTDKIVPAMVVMYVLAVITVIGINYREIPTAIETIFYGAFTAKGVSGGFIGVLIQGLRRGAFSNEAGVGSASIAHAAVKTTFPASEGLVALLEPFIDTVVICTMTALALVITNQITVGSSISDAEGVLLTARALESGISWFPYVLSFAVILFAFSSMISWSYYGYQAWSFLFGRSKKMEYLYKSIFCVFVIIGGAASLTSVTHFSDAMIFAMLVPNMIGLVILAPKVLDELQRYETYIRMKRNRKQ from the coding sequence ATGAAATTTGATATGACACGTTTTTTTACTGCTGTTGTTGCTCTTTTTTTGGGGGGATCAGAAGGGTATGCAAAAGCTTATCAGGAGCCTACCATAGATGCGCAAATTAATGAGAGTTTTCAGGAAGCAACTTCGTGGTTTTCGGATGCAATTTTTGCCGAAATCCCTATTACATCTCAGGTAGGAATTCCTTGGACCTTGGTAGTACTACTATTGGGAGCCACGTATTTTACCATTTATTTTAGAGGGATTAATATTCGCAAATTTTGGACAGCAATTCAGGTGGTCCGGGGCGTATATGATGCTTCAGAACATCATGAGAAAGAAAAAGGAGAGGTAAGTCACTTTCAGGCATTGACAGCTGCTTTGTCTGCAACTGTAGGCTTAGGGAATATAGCAGGGGTGGCTATCGCATTGTCAATAGGAGGACCAGGAGCTACCTTGTGGATGATTCTTGTCGGTTTTCTTGGAATGGCTTCCAAATTTGTAGAATGTACATTGGGAGTGTCTTATAGAGAGATTAACTCAGCAGGGACTGTTTTTGGAGGTCCTATGTATTACCTGACAAAAGGCTTGGAAAAGAAAGGAATGAAAAAGTTAGGGCGGGTGTTAGCGATTGTCTTTGCTGTAATGTGTATAGGAGGCTCTTTTGGAGGAGGAAATATGTTTCAGATTAATCAGGCATTTATGCTCTTTGAACATGTAACCGGAGGAGAACATAGTATTGTTTATAACAGAGGGTGGTTCTTTGGATTGATTATGGCAGTTTTAGTAGGAATTGTAATTATTGGTGGGATTAAAAAAATAGCCAGTGTCACGGATAAAATCGTTCCGGCTATGGTCGTGATGTACGTATTGGCTGTCATTACTGTTATCGGAATTAACTATAGAGAAATACCAACAGCTATAGAAACAATTTTTTATGGAGCGTTTACAGCAAAAGGGGTTAGTGGAGGATTTATAGGAGTATTGATTCAGGGGTTGAGAAGAGGTGCTTTTTCTAATGAAGCAGGAGTAGGTTCAGCTTCTATAGCTCATGCTGCCGTAAAAACAACATTCCCTGCAAGTGAAGGACTGGTGGCATTGTTGGAACCATTTATAGATACTGTAGTTATATGTACCATGACAGCGTTGGCATTGGTTATTACAAATCAAATAACTGTAGGTAGTAGTATCTCGGACGCAGAAGGAGTATTATTAACAGCCAGAGCATTAGAAAGTGGAATTTCATGGTTCCCATATGTGTTGTCTTTTGCTGTGATTTTGTTTGCATTTTCTTCCATGATCTCCTGGTCTTATTATGGATATCAAGCCTGGTCATTTTTATTCGGAAGATCAAAAAAAATGGAATACCTGTACAAAAGTATTTTTTGTGTATTTGTCATTATTGGAGGAGCAGCAAGCCTTACCTCAGTAACCCATTTCTCGGATGCGATGATCTTTGCAATGTTAGTGCCTAATATGATTGGTCTTGTAATACTAGCCCCTAAAGTATTAGATGAGTTACAACGATACGAAACCTATATTCGAATGAAACGAAATCGTAAACAATAA
- a CDS encoding DUF418 domain-containing protein: MEYKRIESLDVLRGVAILGILIINIHYFSTLTIERYKPIIYGDFSGANKWLWIISYTFVKQRFMTLFSILFGAGVFLMYTVNKKKGREATKLHYVRMFWLLVFGCIHAYLIWWGDILVNYALCGLVVYGVRNLSPKIIFWIGGSILIGLLLPDIYKFYIQKATVDIPEEFWNPSKESITNQLKEFSGSWWEETPKRINKALYYQTTSFYTYSFWRVSGLMMIGMGLVKTGFITGKLSKKRYYNDLIISMAIGLPMSVLSVYLYLDSNFDYAMFSTSVYILFYISSMVMAYTYICILILCIQSSLFKKARKGLSNLGRMAFTNYILQNVICSLLFYGYGLGYYGKVDRVFLLYTVLVIWGVQLLYTTIWLHFFRYGPLEWLWKSLTYGKKLPFKKGKE; encoded by the coding sequence ATGGAATATAAGCGAATAGAATCATTAGATGTCTTAAGGGGAGTTGCCATTCTGGGAATATTAATTATAAATATTCATTATTTCTCAACCCTGACGATAGAACGATATAAACCGATTATTTACGGAGACTTTTCAGGTGCAAATAAATGGCTGTGGATTATATCCTATACGTTCGTAAAACAGCGTTTTATGACCTTGTTTTCTATATTATTTGGTGCAGGGGTTTTTCTGATGTATACCGTTAATAAAAAGAAAGGTAGGGAAGCAACTAAACTACATTATGTGCGGATGTTCTGGTTACTTGTTTTTGGGTGTATACACGCATATCTGATTTGGTGGGGAGATATTTTAGTGAATTATGCACTTTGCGGACTGGTAGTATATGGGGTGAGAAACTTGTCTCCAAAAATAATATTCTGGATAGGAGGGAGTATATTAATAGGGCTACTACTTCCTGATATCTATAAATTTTACATTCAAAAAGCGACAGTAGACATTCCCGAAGAGTTCTGGAACCCTAGTAAAGAAAGTATTACAAATCAGCTGAAGGAGTTTTCCGGCTCATGGTGGGAAGAAACACCTAAAAGGATTAATAAAGCACTATATTATCAAACTACTTCCTTCTATACCTATAGTTTTTGGAGAGTTAGTGGATTAATGATGATCGGTATGGGGCTCGTAAAAACAGGGTTTATAACAGGAAAATTGTCAAAAAAAAGATACTATAATGATCTGATTATTAGCATGGCTATTGGGTTGCCTATGAGCGTGTTGAGTGTGTATTTATACCTGGATAGTAATTTTGATTATGCGATGTTTTCTACCTCTGTATATATCTTGTTTTATATAAGTTCAATGGTAATGGCATACACATATATATGTATACTTATTTTATGTATTCAATCGTCTTTGTTTAAAAAAGCAAGAAAAGGATTGAGTAATCTGGGAAGGATGGCTTTTACTAATTACATCTTGCAGAACGTAATTTGTTCCCTTCTGTTTTATGGGTATGGATTGGGGTATTATGGCAAAGTTGATCGGGTGTTTTTATTGTATACTGTATTGGTAATATGGGGAGTGCAATTATTGTACACTACAATATGGCTGCATTTTTTTAGGTACGGTCCTTTAGAATGGTTGTGGAAGTCCTTAACCTATGGAAAAAAATTACCATTCAAAAAAGGAAAGGAATGA